Proteins from one Carassius auratus strain Wakin linkage group LG28B, ASM336829v1, whole genome shotgun sequence genomic window:
- the LOC113067453 gene encoding WW domain-binding protein 2-like: MTLNRNHHPNGGVLIQAGESILRECKNVELSFSDITPKNELFKGTKKGSVFLTQYRMVFVSSTVNEKFCSFMFPYYLMKNCSIEQPVFAANYIQGLIKAEAGGGWEGQANFKMSFPSGGAIELGQHLFKLATNASRAPPAQNGAFGLAAGMNGYASPAMPQMQPYPYPSMPQAGYNPYPQPPAAGVYPSAPMYMAPPPPYPGPPQNWCPPPVANGNAKATEAASSAFYNPSNPHSVYMPMDQPPPYYPPENPEKKNN, translated from the exons ATGACGCTGAACCGAAACCATCACCCAAACGGAGGAGTCCTGATCCAGGCCGGAGAGAG CATCTTACGAGAATGCAAGAACGTCGAGCTTTCCTTCAGTGACATCACGCCCAAAAATGAGCTGTTCAAGGGGACCAAGAAGGGCTCTGTGTTCCTCACCCAGTACAGG atggtGTTCGTCAGCAGCACGGTGAATGAGAAGTTCTGCTCCTTCATGTTCCCGTATTACCTGATGAAGAACTGCAGCATCGAGCAGCCCGTGTTTGCTGCAAACTACATCCAAGGGTTGATCAAAGCCGAGGCGGGAG gtggatgGGAAGGGCAGGCCAACTTCAAGATGTCTTTCCCCAGCGGAGGAGCCATTGAGCTGGGACAGCACCTCTTCAAACTGGCCACCAACG catCTCGAGCTCCTCCGGCTCAGAACGGAGCGTTTGGATTGGCTGCAGGGATGAACGGATACGCCAGTCCAGCCATGCCACAGATGCAGCCGTACCCATATCCCAGCATGCCACAGGCCGGGTACAACCCCTACCCACAACCCCCTGCTGCAG gtgtgtatcCCAGCGCTCCCATGTACATGGCTCCTCCTCCTCCGTACCCTGGACCTCCTCAGAACTGGTGTCCTCCtccag tGGCTAATGGAAACGCTAAAGCAACAGAAGCGGCCAGCAGCGCCTTCTACAATCCCAGCAACCCTCACAGCGTCTACATGCCcatg GATCAGCCTCCTCCCTACTATCCTCCTGAGAATCCAGAGAAGAAGAACAACTGA